In Thermotoga sp. KOL6, the DNA window TCCAAGAGCAGCTTACGGCGATTGTCCAAAAGAAGATGTAAATCTCATTAGGATCCATGTTGGTCTTGGAGATCCTTCAAAACTTGTGGAAGATTTAGAGCAAGCACTCAGAAAAATATAAAGCCCCCAGGCGGGGGCTTTTTCTTCTTTTGCCATGAAGATTACCACCAGAAGGCTTCTATTTTTTTTACAACCGCAACTTTTCCATTACCGTCAACATAAACACCTTCACTAGTGCTAGCATCAAAAGCGGGTGGATAAGTATTCCCACCATCTCCATATGTTTGAACAAGCGTTCCCTTAACAAGATCAGCCAGGGTGCCATTCCCCGTATCGTATTCTACAGCTATCACTATTTGGTTGTTGGCTGTATCAGGTATTGCTTCGGCCGTTCTTAAATTTGTATCGCTTAGTATTTGGGCATCAACAAATCCACCATCAGTCAATTTTGAAGAATCGCTTACAAAATTAATCTCAGTAGCGGGCGGCAACGTCGCCATCAAATACTGCTCGATTCCCTGCTCCAAATTTCTCAGTTGAACCGCTATTCTCGTTGCCCTTGCTTTCCTCATGGCACCCGCTGCAGTTGGAATGAGGACCGCCATCAAAGCAGCAATGATAGCCATGACGATCAAAAGTTCAATCAACGTGAAACCCGCTCTCTTTTTCATAAAATACACCTCCCGGGATTAAAATCTGTTAAATATTTGATTTACTTCTAGTTGATTATATAACAGCTTTTTGTAGAATGTCAAGTTACAAAATCACATAAAAAGTTTTATTAAACACCTAGAAAACTCTTCATTTTTGTTATCGACAATTTCATGACATTCCTTAGTAGACAATTATAACATCATCTTTGTTATAATCTTCCCGAGGAGGTGATCAATTTGGACTTCAGGAATCTAACAATAGAGGAGTGTTTGAAACTTTCAGAAAAGGAGAGAGAAAAGCTTCCAAGGCTTTCTTTGAAGACAATCAAAGAGCTCGACTCACACGTGAAAGCGTTCATCTCGTGGAAGGAAGAAGTTCAAGTAGAGAAGAACGGAGAGTATTGGGGAGTTCCTGTTGCTATTAAAGACAACATTCTCACCCTCGGGATGAAAACGACGTGTGCGTCCAAAATCCTAGAGAACTACGAATCCGTTTTCGATGCCACCGTTGTGAAGAAGCTCAAAAAACATGGTTTTGTCATTGTAGGAAAGACGAATCTCGACGAATTTGCAATGGGATCTAGCACGGAAAGATCCGCTTTCTTTCCAACGAGGAACCCTTGGGATCTTGAGAGAGTCCCCGGTGGTAGTAGTGGAGGATCCGCCGCTGCGGTTGCTGCAGGGATGGTCGTTGCCGCTCTTGGAAGTGACACGGGAGGATCGGTAAGACAACCTGCTTCGTTGTGTGGTGTCGTAGGATATAAACCCACTTACGGTCTCGTTTCAAGATACGGTCTTGTGGCGTTCGCGAGTTCTCTCGATCAGATTGGTCCCATAACCAAAACGGTGAGAGACGCTGCCATCCTCATGGAAATAATCTCAGGAAAAGACGAAAACGATGCCACCACAGTGGACAGAAAAGTGGATTTCCTTTCCGAAATCGAGGAAGGGGTTGCAGGAATGAAATTTGCAGTTCCTGAAGAGATCTTCGAGCACGACATCGAAGAAGGAGTTGCAGTTTCCTTCGAGGAAGCGCTGAAACTTTTGGAAAATCTCGGTGCGAAAGTGGAAAGAGTGAGTATTCCTCACATAAAATACTCGGTCGCCACTTATTACGTTATTGCTCCAGCTGAAGCGAGTTCCAACCTCGCACGCTTTGATGGCGTGAAATACGGTCTCAGGGTGAAAGAAAAGGGACTTAAAGAAATGTACATGAAGACGAGAAATGTAGGATTCGGTGAAGAAGTGAAAAGAAGGATCATGATCGGTACTTTCACACTCAGCGCAGCATATTATGAAGCTTACTTCAACAAAGCTATGAAAGTGAGAAAAAAAATTTCCGATGAACTCAACGATGTTCTTTCACGATACGACGCCATTCTCACTCCCACTTCTCCCGTTACCGCGTTCAAAATCGGTGAGATTAAAGACCCTCTGACTTACTATTTGATGGATATCTTCACGATACCAGCGAATCTTGCAGGACTTCCTGCGATCAGTGT includes these proteins:
- a CDS encoding prepilin-type N-terminal cleavage/methylation domain-containing protein, with protein sequence MKKRAGFTLIELLIVMAIIAALMAVLIPTAAGAMRKARATRIAVQLRNLEQGIEQYLMATLPPATEINFVSDSSKLTDGGFVDAQILSDTNLRTAEAIPDTANNQIVIAVEYDTGNGTLADLVKGTLVQTYGDGGNTYPPAFDASTSEGVYVDGNGKVAVVKKIEAFWW
- the gatA gene encoding Asp-tRNA(Asn)/Glu-tRNA(Gln) amidotransferase subunit GatA; translated protein: MDFRNLTIEECLKLSEKEREKLPRLSLKTIKELDSHVKAFISWKEEVQVEKNGEYWGVPVAIKDNILTLGMKTTCASKILENYESVFDATVVKKLKKHGFVIVGKTNLDEFAMGSSTERSAFFPTRNPWDLERVPGGSSGGSAAAVAAGMVVAALGSDTGGSVRQPASLCGVVGYKPTYGLVSRYGLVAFASSLDQIGPITKTVRDAAILMEIISGKDENDATTVDRKVDFLSEIEEGVAGMKFAVPEEIFEHDIEEGVAVSFEEALKLLENLGAKVERVSIPHIKYSVATYYVIAPAEASSNLARFDGVKYGLRVKEKGLKEMYMKTRNVGFGEEVKRRIMIGTFTLSAAYYEAYFNKAMKVRKKISDELNDVLSRYDAILTPTSPVTAFKIGEIKDPLTYYLMDIFTIPANLAGLPAISVPFGFSNNLPVGVQVIGKRFADGKVFRIARAIEKNSPYNENGRFPLPEVKA